One window of the Chelonoidis abingdonii isolate Lonesome George chromosome 3, CheloAbing_2.0, whole genome shotgun sequence genome contains the following:
- the MTRF1L gene encoding peptide chain release factor 1-like, mitochondrial isoform X1, which produces MRLLARTVRAAQGLRAAPPPARSCRGAALCGGRAAHQPRRPLSSWPGLETLFATPALRRFLEEQAGVRAGPELRARIQRLWAKEQELRDTQELARADENEDLQKLAEEEIVSCREEITELKRQIVLHLIPSEETDNSDLVMEVTAGVGGQEAMLFTAEIFDMYQQYAAYKNWRFEILEYFPSEIGGLRHAAASIAGLEAYKHMKFEGGVHRVQRVPKTEKQGRIHTSTMTIALLPQPMEINLIINPKDLQIETKRASGAGGQHVNTTDSAVRIVHIPTGVVSECQQERSQIRNKEKAMQMLRAKLYSIKLEEETRKRYNARKIQIGTKGRSEKIRTYNFPQDRVTDHRINRTVHHIESFMLGEELLDEMITSLREYADYETLMEIISENVKTNLT; this is translated from the exons ATGCGGCTGCTCGCGCGGACTGTCCGTGCGGCGCAAGGCCTGCGCGCGGCCCCGCCCCCCGCCAGGAGCTGCCGCGGGGCCGCTCTGTGCGGGGGACGTGCCGCGCACCAGCCGCGGCGTccgctgagctcctggcccggccTGGAGACGCTGTTCGCCACCCCCGCGCTGCGCCGTTTCCTAGAGGAGCAGGCGGGGGTTCGGGCCGGCCCCGAGCTGCGAGCGCGGATACAGCGGTTGTGGGCAAAGGAGCAGGAGTTGCGGGACACGCAAGAGCTGGCACGAGCAG ATGAGAATGAAGATTTGCAGAAGCTTGCAGAAGAGGAAATAGTTTCCTGTCGGGAAGAGATAACTGAATTGAAGCGCCAG ATAGTATTGCATTTGATTCCTTCAGAAGAAACAGACAACAGTGATTTGGTCATGGAAGTAACTGCTGGAGTTGGTGGACAGGAAGCCATGCTGTTCACTGCAGAGATATTTGATATGTATCAACAATATGCTGCATATAAAAACTGGAGATTTGAAATACTGGAATATTTTCCAAGTGAAATAG GTGGCCTGAGACATGCTGCTGCCAGTATAGCAGGTCTTGAAGCATACAAGCATATGAAGTTTGAAGGAGGAGTGCATCGTGTTCAGCGAGTACCAAAGACAGAAAAGCAAGGCCGTATTCACACCAGTACAATGACTATTGCACTATTACCCCAACCCATGGAG ATCAATCTGATAATTAATCCTAAAGATTTGCAAATTGAAACTAAGCGAGCCAGTGGAGCTGGGGGCCAGCATGTAAATACAACTGACAGTGCTGTACGGATAGTTCATATTCCAACAG GTGTAGTGTCTGAATGTCAACAAGAGAGATCTCAAATCAGAAATAAAGAGAAGGCTATGCAAATGCTTCGTGCTAAACTATACAGCATCAAACTAGAAGAAGAGACAAGAAAGAGATACAATGCCAGAAAGATTCAG ATTGGGACCAAAGGAAGATCTGAGAAGATCAGAACATACAACTTTCCACAGGATCGTGTAACTGACCACAGGATAAACAGAACAGTGCATCATATTGAAAGTTTTATGTTAGGGGAAGAACTGCTAGATGAAATGATAACATCCCTGAGGGAATATGCGGATTATGAAACTTTAATGGAAATTATttcagaaaatgtaaaaacaaatctCACCTGA
- the MTRF1L gene encoding peptide chain release factor 1-like, mitochondrial isoform X2: MEVTAGVGGQEAMLFTAEIFDMYQQYAAYKNWRFEILEYFPSEIGGLRHAAASIAGLEAYKHMKFEGGVHRVQRVPKTEKQGRIHTSTMTIALLPQPMEINLIINPKDLQIETKRASGAGGQHVNTTDSAVRIVHIPTGVVSECQQERSQIRNKEKAMQMLRAKLYSIKLEEETRKRYNARKIQIGTKGRSEKIRTYNFPQDRVTDHRINRTVHHIESFMLGEELLDEMITSLREYADYETLMEIISENVKTNLT; this comes from the exons ATGGAAGTAACTGCTGGAGTTGGTGGACAGGAAGCCATGCTGTTCACTGCAGAGATATTTGATATGTATCAACAATATGCTGCATATAAAAACTGGAGATTTGAAATACTGGAATATTTTCCAAGTGAAATAG GTGGCCTGAGACATGCTGCTGCCAGTATAGCAGGTCTTGAAGCATACAAGCATATGAAGTTTGAAGGAGGAGTGCATCGTGTTCAGCGAGTACCAAAGACAGAAAAGCAAGGCCGTATTCACACCAGTACAATGACTATTGCACTATTACCCCAACCCATGGAG ATCAATCTGATAATTAATCCTAAAGATTTGCAAATTGAAACTAAGCGAGCCAGTGGAGCTGGGGGCCAGCATGTAAATACAACTGACAGTGCTGTACGGATAGTTCATATTCCAACAG GTGTAGTGTCTGAATGTCAACAAGAGAGATCTCAAATCAGAAATAAAGAGAAGGCTATGCAAATGCTTCGTGCTAAACTATACAGCATCAAACTAGAAGAAGAGACAAGAAAGAGATACAATGCCAGAAAGATTCAG ATTGGGACCAAAGGAAGATCTGAGAAGATCAGAACATACAACTTTCCACAGGATCGTGTAACTGACCACAGGATAAACAGAACAGTGCATCATATTGAAAGTTTTATGTTAGGGGAAGAACTGCTAGATGAAATGATAACATCCCTGAGGGAATATGCGGATTATGAAACTTTAATGGAAATTATttcagaaaatgtaaaaacaaatctCACCTGA